A stretch of Lactuca sativa cultivar Salinas chromosome 6, Lsat_Salinas_v11, whole genome shotgun sequence DNA encodes these proteins:
- the LOC111895222 gene encoding uncharacterized protein LOC111895222, which produces MLKKPSYPFSFLLLFLAVFFLLSNGESHYRISRSTPTSGKFNSWVSRRLLGDEQKNGNKSLVLAQERTTRKDPLDKFKKYRGGWNIKERHYWASVAFTAAPFFVVAAAWFVIFGLSLSLICLCYCCCRKESYGYSKTAYTVSLVLLILFTIMAIVGCIVLYTGQGKFHQTTTKTLRYIVNQADITAKRLRNVSDDLASAKKIAVAQVFLPVDVQADIDEIQTKLNASAVELSERTKENKEDIHDILESVSIALIVISAVMLLWTFLGFIFSILGMQCMVYTLVLFGWVFITITFILCGVFLCLQNVTADSCEAMNQWVENPTAHTNLDDILPCVDNVTAQETEKRTKEVTSQLVTVINQAVRNVTNGNFPANFAPLYYNQSGPPMPTLCNPFNSDLTDRKCDSGEVPLSDGSHVYSKFVCQVSPSGACTTTGRLTPESFSQMSAGIELSYSLYLYGPFLVDLQDCTFVRQTFTDISRDHCPGLCRYLNWIYVGLLMVSLAVMLSLVFWVIYGRERRHRVYTKTVISRSGRGGEKYM; this is translated from the exons ATGCTAAAAAAACCTTCATATCcgttctcttttcttcttctttttcttgccGTTTTTTTCCTTTTATCAAATGGAGAATCCCATTATCGAATCTCTCGATCAACACCCACTTCAG GAAAATTCAATTCATGGGTGAGCAGGAGATTACTTGGTGATGAACAAAAGAATGGAAATAAATCACTTGTTTTGGCTCAAGAAAGAACAACAAGAAAAGATCCTCTTGATAAATTTAAGAAATATAGAGGAGGATGGAACATCAAAGAACGCCATTATTGGGCT TCGGTGGCGTTCACGGCGGCGCCCTTCTTCGTGGTGGCGGCAGCCTGGTTCGTGATCTTCGGTCTATCCCTATCTCTAATATGTCTCTGCTACTGTTGTTGCCGGAAAGAATCATACGGCTATTCAAAAACAGCCTACACCGTATCTCTCGTTCTTCTAATCCTCTTCACAATCATGGCAAT TGTTGGATGCATTGTTTTATACACGGGTCAAGGTAAATTCCATCAAACGACAACGAAAACATTGAGGTATATCGTGAATCAAGCGGATATAACTGCAAAGAGGCTTCGAAACGTCTCTGATGATCTTGCTTCCGCTAAGAAAATCGCCGTTGCACAAGTGTTCTTGCCTGTTGATGTTCAAGCTGACATCGATGAGATACAAACAAAGCTTAATGCTTCGGCTGTTGAACTTTCAGAAAGAACGAAAGAGAATAAAGAAGACATCCACGATATCCTTGAATCTGt GAGCATTGCATTGATTGTTATATCTGCTGTTATGTTGCTATGGACGTTTCTTGGATTCA TCTTTTCGATTCTTGGCATGCAATGCATGGTTTACAC ATTGGTGTTATTCGGATGGGTTTTTATCACGATAACGTTTATACTCTGCGGTGTATTCCTTTGTCTCCAAAA TGTGACTGCGGACAGCTGTGAGGCGATGAACCAATGGGTCGAGAATCCAACGGCTCACACGAATCTAGACGATATTCTTCCATGTGTAGACAATGTAACAGCTCAAGAAACCGAAAAGAGAACCAAAGAAGTCACGTCTCAGCTCGTAACAGTGATCAACCAAGCCGTCAGAAACGTCACAAACGGCAACTTTCCGGCGAATTTTGCGCCGCTGTACTACAACCAGTCTGGTCCGCCGATGCCTACCCTTTGCAACCCGTTCAACTCCGACCTCACTGATCGGAAATGTGACTCCGGTGAAGTTCCATTGAGCGATGGCTCACACGTATACAGTAAATTCGTTTGTCAAGTTTCACCCTCCGGAGCGTGCACCACCACCGGCCGCCTTACACCGGAATCGTTCAGCCAAATGTCTGCCGGAATAGAGCTGAGCTATTCTTTGTACCTTTATGGGCCATTCTTGGTGGATCTTCAAGACTGTACTTTCGTCCGGCAAACTTTCACGGACATCTCCCGGGATCACTGTCCGGGGCTGTGCCGCTACCTGAACTGGATCTACGTTGGGCTGCTGATGGTGTCGTTGGCCGTGATGTTGTCGCTGGTTTTCTGGGTGATTTATGGGAGGGAGAGGAGACATCGAGTGTATACGAAGACAGTTATAAGTAGAAGTGGACGTGGTGGGGAGAAATATATGTAA